The following DNA comes from Spirosoma linguale DSM 74.
TTTGCCAAGATATACCATACCAGTTCGTCCCCAGCACACGTATTTGGCCGTTCCAATTTCGCGCGGGTGCTCCATTGATCATCTCGGAGAAAAATAAGCGAGAATTGTAACCATCCCTTGGTGTCGGGCAAAGAAGCGCGTTCACGACTGCTGGTTGGCAATTGTTGGGCAGACGTAAATTTTCTATGAAAACGTATGTATAGCCCCCTTCCTGAGCTACACTCAGATTGGGGGCTATAGTCTTCAATTCATCTATCTGTCCTTCTGGGAAAAACATTGTAGTTAAGTCTAAGCAGAAGAACCGTCCCGGACGTGCGAAATGAACTGCTCATCGCCTTTGATAACGACCGTGGCCGCATCGTCGAGTGGGGTCAGCTTATGCCCTTCCAGTGCATCCATTTCATCGGACGCTTTCACATTGCCGATCTTCTTAAGCTGGGTCACCGTGTACGTACCCCGCCTAATCTTATGCTCTACGTTATTGATGCGGATAACGACCTCCAGTTTCACAACGAAGAACTTTTCTATACCATCCGGCGTCAAGTCAACTCGCTTTGAATCGGTAATCAGCTCGTCTTTGTAGGGCCGTGCGACAGATAGCCAAATTTCATCTCCCTCCTCAACTCTCCCGACTTTACGGAGTTCAAGACCTGTTATGAATGGTTTATCCCAAGCAAGTTTCTGATCATCCAGTTGAAATTCAAGCGGTTGCCGGATAAAGAACCGCTCAGCACCTGGCCGGGCGAGGTTTATGCTTTCGTCGTTGGCAACGAGTACATCATCCCACGGATCGATAAGCGACTGGTAGAGCTCCTGTTCTGGTTTCAGACCGAATAGTTTTTTCAATTCTGCACCAGTGGCGTACTGCTGGAGCCATGTAAACTTCTTAGTCTGGAAGGTGATGGCGAGGGGGGTGATGCGTCCTACATCGTTTCCCCGATTGCTTTGGCTGTCTGACATTGAAAGGATGAGCGTTGGATAACCGCTCATTATTACCTGTACCGTCGGGTCTATTTTTTTCCATCAAAAAATATTTTAATAGTTACGGCAAATTTTGGAAACTTGTGTACAGTAGTGTTTAGAGACCCACATCACCTAACCCCCTTTAATATGAACAAAGAATCTGTTGACTCCTTCATCGCTTCGTTGAACTGGGGGAAGGAATTAAAATTCGCCGAAGCGATAGCGGTCAAACGTTTAAGTGTCTTTCGTAAGGACGAGTGTAATTTGAAAGGGAATGAAGCACACGACATTGCTGTGGGCGTGATTTCTAAGTTTCTGGATGACCCAGCTTTATCACTCAAAGAGAGTGATTTAGGTGTACGTAATTTTCGTGCACGAATCAGAGGAGAGATTAATAATGCTGTTAAGCTTATCGTAAAGTCAAAAGAAGTTCGTACTACGGCATCCTATAGTTATAATGAAGTGCTGTCAGATGAAGCTTTCTTTGACTATGTAATCCAAACGCCCTCATCAGCAGAAGCTGAGCTAAACAGCAAGCAGGCTGTAACTGCCTATTTTGACCAAGTTGGCGAAAAACTCCTTGCCAAGCCTGACGAACAGGCTTGGCTTATTCTGGAGGAGTTACGTGATGGGAAAAAGCCACAAGAAATAGTTGAGGGTAATAACCTAACTATTGAGAAGGTGTATAGCGCAATCAAGCGTATTCATCGTGCAGCCCAGCAGGTGAAAGAGCCAGAATTATACGTCTAGCAACCACGCAGTTAGCAGTCGTAGGCTGACAGATGATAGTACTGACCCTAACAAATAGTAGTAGTTTGCCTAACAGATGATAGTAATAAGCCACCTGCCGCGCTGAAATCCTATCGCAAGTAACGCGAACTGATTATTCCTAAACCACCCTACAATCGACAATCATGAACATGAAACCGACCCGCAAAAATGAGGCTAAGAGCCTATTCTCTGCTTTTTCGGAAGCTATCAGTCACGACGAAGAATTGGCTAACGAAATTTTAATTAACAATGGGAGTGATCCAGAACGAATCGAACGTAATGGGCAAGAGTTGTATCAAAAGTATGTGTTACGTAAGCGATTAGCTCATAATTCTAATCAAAAAACATCTCTTCTACAGTCATTGTCAGAAAAGGTAACTGATTACTTACAAGAACAGTCGGTAACCATTTCTTCTACCTTTCTGCCTAGTCAAGTGGGTTCACAGCAACAAGTATTTATGATGCTTTGTAACAAGTTTAAGGAAATATCTCCTGAAGATTTAAAAAGCATCATGCAAGATGAAGCTGTTTTGAAAGAATTAAAGAAGATTCAGCAACCAGAATCATGATGCAACGTCGAGACCCAAGATCAGCCGCCCGAAAGATTTTAACAAAACTCAATGTCAGTGATTTAACGGGCCTTTCTCTGAAAGATGTTGTCCAAAATTTCGGGCCTTATGTTAAAGAAGACCCTATGGTGGGCGCACAAGGACGAATTTTATTTATAGGCTCACTCGCTCTGATTACAATTAACGCCAACATCCAACATTACGGCCAATCAAGATTTGTACTGGCGCACGAGTTTGGTCATGCTGAGTTACATGCTGGAATAAAGCCATTATTTAATTGCGATGCAGATTCTTTCAAGCAATGGCTTAAGAAAGGAGAGCAAGAACAAGAGGCAAATGAATTCGCGGCAGAACTTCTAATGCCATCAAAAATATTTGCTGGCGAGTGTATTGGGCAGGAATTCTCGCTTGATTTAATCGCACATTTAGCGGATCGTTTTCAAACGAGTCAGACAGCCACCGCTTTACGAATTGTTGAGCAAGGTTCTTTTCCAATCGCCATTGTTTACTCCGAAAATAAGAAAGTTAAGTGGTTCGCAAAAAATCGCTCGTTTCCACTCGGACACGTAGTGATTGGATCAGATACGCCACCAGAATCAGCCTCCCGACACTGGTTTAACACTGGTATTTCAAAACAAAAGGTTTTAGATTCTTGGACTTGGTTCTTCAATGATTATAATCAACAAAATTTCAGCCGACAACGAGTTCGAGAATTTATCTTGCCGCTACCACGATACAGCGGGGTTTTAAGTTTCCTCCGCTTAGAATAAACAAATAAGGCAATCTAATCAGATTGCCTTATTTGTTCGCACCGTTTATATCCTCTAAAGGCACCTCCTTCCGCACCCTCACCCGAACAGGCACCAGCGCGGCCGGGTCCTGGTTGTTGATGCCCACTAAACGATAATCCTGCTTCTGCTTCGCGCCTGACTTGTCGATTAGGCCCATTTCGATAGTAACGTTCTGCGCTTTTCGAGCCGATAAATAGCCATCCAGTACACGGTCAGCCGGGACGTTTGCGTAGATGGTCGTGTCGTACTCGTTCGTAAAAAAGACCGTCCGGTTGGTCAGGATGCGGGTGCTGCCGTCCTCGGCACGGTAGGTCAGCGTATCGAAGCCGACTTCGTTGCGGGGCTGGCGCGGATCAGTAGGCCGAAAGACACGGAACGAATAGTAGGCCCGCGTCGTCGGGAAATCAGGTGTGGGGTCGTTCTGGTTGCAGCCAGCCACAGCTAAGGTAACTAAGCTGGCCACGATCAAGCCAGTCAATCTATGACGTTTCAAAGTATCCTCGTTGTTTAAGTCCAAAAAAGCAGCGAACTGTAGCCAGCATATCGGCTGAAGCGTCGTGCATTCCTTTCATTTTTTTGCCCGTCAGCAACTGGTACAGTTCGTCTAACCGTACTGGCTCCCGGTTGGGCGTTACCTTCGCGCTGACATCCATCGTGCAAAGGACCGGGCGGGCGGGGAACTCCCCTACCCGACCGGGTTGCCGTTGTTCAGCCCGTATAAACTCGGCTCCGATTACGCCGTAGTCCAAATCTATATTGTGTCCTACCCAGGCATCGGCTCGTTCCATAGCCGGGCATAACTGATTTAGCACGTCGTCTAATGGCTGCCCTTTCGTTTCGGCCTGCTCCGGCGTAATGCGGTGTATTTGTTGCGCTACCTTGTTCCAGCGGTAGCCATCAGGCTTCACAATCGCATAGTGTCGGCATAGTTCCTTACCCTCCTCGTCATACAACCCCCAGGCCACGGAAATGAGCCGGGGCCAGTTGGTCAGGTCAGTTACAGGTAAGTGATACGACTGCGGCAAGCCGTTGGTTTCGGTGTCGATGATTAGGTAGGTCATAGCGGATTATCCTCTCTTTCTTAACAAAAAATCGAGCAAAATCCGTCCACCAAACCACAATAGCACGAGAAGTAAAGCCCCTAACAGATAAGGCATTGCGGCCTTCTCAATGCGTTCTGCTACGTTCATTTGCAGGAATATCGACAGGTTCATCATCGCTTCATTCCGGTTGGGGTGTTGTGGCCGTTCGACAGAACAGGCATATCGAATTTGGGCATCATCTTCGGGCTTTCGGCGGGTTGATTCTGCGCCACCTGCTGTTTGGCTTCACCGGGCAGGGCTGGTAATGTCAGTTTTTCATTCCGTTGTAAGTCCTCGGTGAAGTCCTTATGAACGGGCAGCTTTATCGCAATCACCTCGTTTAGCCCTTTGGCCGCTACCAACTCGTTTTGTGTCCGAATCAGGTTTTGCCGGGTGTTGGGCATCGAAACTTCAAACTCGGTACGATTCCCCTGCCAGCCCTTCACACTGATGCGGGCCTCCGGCTCGTCGTCGGGAGAGTTTTTGTTGAGGGCCGTCGAAAACCGCTCGGTAAGTTGCTGCACCTGCTGCTTACCCGTCGCCTGATCGGGATAGCTGACCGACACTGTTAGCCGTAGCTGGCTTGGTGTCGGTACGGCCAACTGCGCTTGAATGTTGTTGCTCTCCTCGACACCCGGATACCGCAACCGCCCGACTAAGTTGATGTTGTTGCGAAAACCGCCGTTATCGTTGTCGTTAGCCAGTACAATCTGTTTAGGCTGGTATCGGTCGATGAGCTTCTGCACCGTATCGGG
Coding sequences within:
- a CDS encoding hypothetical protein (KEGG: hypothetical protein), with the protein product MNMKPTRKNEAKSLFSAFSEAISHDEELANEILINNGSDPERIERNGQELYQKYVLRKRLAHNSNQKTSLLQSLSEKVTDYLQEQSVTISSTFLPSQVGSQQQVFMMLCNKFKEISPEDLKSIMQDEAVLKELKKIQQPES
- a CDS encoding protein of unknown function DUF955 (PFAM: protein of unknown function DUF955~KEGG: mms:mma_0995 hypothetical protein), with translation MMQRRDPRSAARKILTKLNVSDLTGLSLKDVVQNFGPYVKEDPMVGAQGRILFIGSLALITINANIQHYGQSRFVLAHEFGHAELHAGIKPLFNCDADSFKQWLKKGEQEQEANEFAAELLMPSKIFAGECIGQEFSLDLIAHLADRFQTSQTATALRIVEQGSFPIAIVYSENKKVKWFAKNRSFPLGHVVIGSDTPPESASRHWFNTGISKQKVLDSWTWFFNDYNQQNFSRQRVREFILPLPRYSGVLSFLRLE
- a CDS encoding Exonuclease RNase T and DNA polymerase III (PFAM: Exonuclease RNase T and DNA polymerase III~SMART: Exonuclease~KEGG: hypothetical protein); this encodes MTYLIIDTETNGLPQSYHLPVTDLTNWPRLISVAWGLYDEEGKELCRHYAIVKPDGYRWNKVAQQIHRITPEQAETKGQPLDDVLNQLCPAMERADAWVGHNIDLDYGVIGAEFIRAEQRQPGRVGEFPARPVLCTMDVSAKVTPNREPVRLDELYQLLTGKKMKGMHDASADMLATVRCFFGLKQRGYFETS
- a CDS encoding conserved hypothetical protein (KEGG: geo:Geob_0588 hypothetical protein) is translated as MFFPEGQIDELKTIAPNLSVAQEGGYTYVFIENLRLPNNCQPAVVNALLCPTPRDGYNSRLFFSEMINGAPARNWNGQIRVLGTNWYGISWQIQQSGLRLSEILINHINALR
- a CDS encoding hypothetical protein (KEGG: geo:Geob_0587 hypothetical protein), which codes for MSGYPTLILSMSDSQSNRGNDVGRITPLAITFQTKKFTWLQQYATGAELKKLFGLKPEQELYQSLIDPWDDVLVANDESINLARPGAERFFIRQPLEFQLDDQKLAWDKPFITGLELRKVGRVEEGDEIWLSVARPYKDELITDSKRVDLTPDGIEKFFVVKLEVVIRINNVEHKIRRGTYTVTQLKKIGNVKASDEMDALEGHKLTPLDDAATVVIKGDEQFISHVRDGSSA